In Synechococcus sp. Nb3U1, one DNA window encodes the following:
- the lpxB gene encoding lipid-A-disaccharide synthase gives MSHLFICTGEVSGDLQASHLIHELRHQRPRLRITAVGGARMAAAGAHLLHRTTEISSIGVLEALPFIGPALWTEWKIRRFLAQDPPDIAVLVDYVGVNSRVARLLQRRGIPTIYYIAPQEWVWSQDTRITYQLAQQMQLMLAIFPQEAQYYQAAGANVQHVGHPLLDILATVPSRAEARAHLGIPADETVVMLVPASRQQEIRSVLPILLESARLLQERLPQVRFWVPLASPRFAAPIARAARRLGLDLTLLDPQALPCDPGSGSPLPSPAHHLALAAADLVLAKSGTVNLETAILGIPQVVIYRLNPITFWIARHWLKVSVPFMSPPNLVQMRPIVPELLQDQAQPETVLELALALLTHPERQAQLQADYAAMRAALGEPGVLRRAAKAILEVLDGETGSKRPNPT, from the coding sequence GTGAGCCACCTGTTCATCTGCACGGGGGAGGTCTCAGGGGATCTGCAGGCCAGCCATCTCATCCATGAATTGCGGCATCAACGTCCGCGCCTGCGCATCACAGCCGTCGGGGGAGCGCGTATGGCCGCAGCCGGCGCCCACCTGTTGCACCGCACCACCGAGATCAGCTCGATCGGGGTTTTGGAAGCCCTCCCCTTCATTGGCCCGGCCCTCTGGACGGAATGGAAAATTCGTCGCTTTCTGGCCCAAGATCCGCCAGATATAGCGGTGCTGGTGGACTATGTCGGGGTCAATAGTCGCGTTGCCCGTCTGTTGCAGCGGCGCGGCATCCCGACCATCTACTACATCGCCCCCCAGGAGTGGGTGTGGTCGCAGGATACCCGCATCACCTACCAACTGGCCCAGCAGATGCAGCTGATGTTGGCGATCTTTCCACAGGAGGCCCAGTATTACCAAGCGGCGGGAGCTAATGTTCAGCATGTCGGTCATCCACTGCTGGATATTCTGGCGACTGTGCCCAGCCGTGCCGAAGCCAGGGCCCATTTAGGGATCCCTGCCGATGAAACGGTGGTGATGTTGGTGCCGGCCTCCCGCCAACAGGAAATTCGCTCGGTACTGCCCATCCTGCTAGAGTCCGCCCGCCTGTTGCAGGAGCGCCTGCCGCAGGTACGCTTTTGGGTGCCCTTGGCCTCGCCTCGCTTTGCGGCCCCGATCGCTCGGGCTGCCCGCCGCCTCGGGTTGGATCTCACCCTGCTGGATCCCCAAGCTCTGCCTTGTGACCCAGGCTCTGGGTCACCTTTGCCCTCTCCGGCCCATCACCTAGCGCTGGCGGCGGCTGACCTGGTTTTGGCCAAATCCGGCACCGTCAATTTGGAAACCGCCATTTTGGGGATCCCACAGGTGGTCATCTACCGCCTCAACCCGATTACCTTTTGGATCGCCCGCCATTGGCTGAAGGTATCCGTACCCTTCATGTCTCCCCCCAACTTGGTGCAGATGCGCCCCATCGTACCGGAATTGCTCCAGGATCAAGCCCAGCCGGAAACGGTGCTGGAACTGGCCCTGGCCTTGCTCACCCACCCAGAGCGGCAAGCCCAACTCCAAGCTGACTATGCCGCCATGCGAGCGGCTCTCGGAGAGCCTGGGGTACTGCGTCGGGCGGCTAAGGCCATCCTAGAGGTGTTGGATGGCGAAACGGGCTCCAAG
- a CDS encoding RNA methyltransferase, which translates to MQPFSDSGRERLAQVRIVLVQPAGPRNLGSIARVMKNMGLSQWVVVDPQCDLLDAEALAMAVHGADLLYQAQKVQTLPEALQGCVQVFGTTGRIEPYPPEWQIQSPRQAFSSLLERLESGPAALVFGPEDRGLSNEELALCQHQVRIPTAAVYPSLNLAQAVGICCYELYTLSCERSDPLHPPLPLAPFGMLEGFFQHLEALLLQIGYLHPHTARRKMLKFRALFQRAGLTVAEVALLRGILRQLRWSQELPKAEAPQQGSIERDPPQNSSP; encoded by the coding sequence GTGCAGCCATTTTCCGACTCTGGCCGTGAGCGACTGGCACAGGTTCGGATTGTGTTGGTACAACCGGCTGGGCCACGCAATTTGGGCTCGATTGCCCGAGTCATGAAGAATATGGGTCTCAGCCAGTGGGTGGTGGTGGATCCCCAATGTGATCTGCTGGATGCGGAAGCCCTCGCCATGGCCGTCCATGGGGCAGATCTGCTCTATCAGGCTCAGAAAGTGCAGACTTTACCAGAAGCTCTGCAGGGATGTGTGCAGGTCTTTGGAACGACAGGGCGCATCGAACCCTACCCGCCAGAATGGCAAATCCAATCCCCCCGTCAGGCATTCTCCTCTTTGCTAGAAAGGCTAGAAAGTGGCCCTGCCGCCCTGGTGTTTGGCCCCGAGGATCGCGGCTTGAGCAACGAAGAGCTGGCCCTTTGTCAGCATCAAGTCCGAATTCCTACCGCTGCAGTCTACCCTTCCCTGAACCTGGCTCAGGCAGTGGGCATTTGCTGTTACGAATTGTACACCCTCAGTTGTGAAAGGTCTGATCCCCTTCACCCCCCTTTGCCATTGGCACCCTTTGGAATGTTGGAAGGGTTTTTCCAGCACTTAGAGGCGCTGCTGTTGCAGATTGGTTACTTACACCCCCACACGGCCCGCCGCAAGATGCTCAAGTTTCGTGCCCTATTCCAGCGGGCTGGCCTGACGGTAGCGGAGGTGGCCCTGTTGCGCGGGATCCTGCGGCAATTGCGGTGGAGTCAGGAGCTACCCAAGGCAGAGGCTCCTCAACAGGGATCGATCGAAAGGGATCCCCCCCAGAACAGCTCACCCTGA
- the lpxC gene encoding UDP-3-O-acyl-N-acetylglucosamine deacetylase, which translates to MRVLQHTLASPISLEGIGLHTGLSVRCTLHPAPVDMGRVFVRVDQPGSPTIPAQLGSLAPAHLSTLLQHTCPGGCEGSQVQTVEHLLAALYTLGIDNCRIEVNGPELPILDGSALPFVEAIAQAGILAQHQPTLLGVIKEPVTVWAGEAFVSALPYPTARFTYGIDFANSPIGQQWLSWIATAADFVESIAPARTFTRQQDVELARQRGLIKGGSLDNAIVCTETEWLGPLRYPDEPVRHKLIDLLGDLSLLGYRLQGHIVAYKAGHALHHRLSEQLLNSGSLLIHAE; encoded by the coding sequence ATGAGGGTTCTGCAACACACCCTGGCCAGTCCCATCTCCCTTGAGGGAATTGGCTTACATACGGGCCTATCGGTGCGTTGTACCCTGCATCCTGCTCCTGTAGATATGGGGCGAGTCTTTGTACGGGTGGATCAACCGGGATCCCCCACCATCCCGGCCCAGTTGGGATCCCTGGCCCCGGCCCATCTTTCCACCCTGTTGCAGCACACCTGTCCAGGAGGATGTGAGGGATCTCAGGTGCAGACTGTAGAACACCTATTGGCAGCCCTCTACACTCTGGGCATTGACAACTGCCGCATCGAGGTGAATGGGCCGGAACTGCCGATCTTGGATGGCTCGGCCTTACCCTTTGTGGAGGCAATTGCCCAGGCTGGGATCCTGGCGCAGCATCAACCAACGCTGCTAGGGGTGATCAAAGAACCCGTCACTGTCTGGGCAGGAGAGGCTTTTGTCAGCGCCCTCCCTTACCCTACAGCCCGCTTCACCTATGGCATCGATTTTGCCAACTCGCCGATTGGACAACAGTGGCTGAGCTGGATAGCTACGGCAGCGGATTTTGTGGAATCCATCGCCCCGGCCCGCACCTTCACCCGGCAGCAGGATGTGGAACTGGCGCGTCAGCGCGGCTTGATCAAGGGGGGCAGCTTGGACAATGCGATTGTCTGTACTGAGACGGAGTGGTTGGGGCCGCTGCGCTATCCCGATGAGCCAGTGCGCCATAAACTGATAGATTTACTAGGAGATCTCAGCCTGTTGGGCTATCGATTGCAGGGGCATATTGTCGCCTACAAGGCGGGCCATGCGCTGCACCACCGCCTCTCGGAGCAGCTTCTCAACAGTGGATCCCTGCTGATCCATGCGGAGTGA
- a CDS encoding amino acid ABC transporter permease, with the protein MEGEPPLGSPWSTALGDPPPPAQKTLSLQERWIPLGISVVSVAVVFGSLACLVGSSEQWPRIQRQFFNGSAMLEAFPAVLRGFWTNLAVWGVVLCCIAVWALVLAVFRSLSGPWFAPLRLFTVVYIDLFRGLPALLLVLLFGFGIPALQIPGLPRTSLFWAGTAMVLSYSAYAAEVYRSGMEAVHEGQRAAAKALGLSQWQTLRYAIVPQAVRNVLPALLNLAVALQKDVALLSVVGVRDAVREAQIYTARTFNYSSLVAAALLFLVTSIPLARFTDTIARRDRDRRLQRTL; encoded by the coding sequence ATGGAGGGCGAGCCACCTCTAGGCTCCCCTTGGAGCACAGCATTGGGGGATCCGCCCCCACCTGCCCAGAAAACCCTCAGCCTGCAAGAGCGATGGATCCCGTTGGGGATCAGCGTCGTCAGCGTGGCGGTGGTGTTTGGCAGTTTGGCCTGCTTGGTAGGCTCGTCTGAGCAGTGGCCCCGCATCCAGCGGCAATTTTTCAACGGCAGCGCCATGTTGGAGGCGTTTCCGGCAGTGTTGCGCGGCTTTTGGACCAACCTAGCCGTCTGGGGGGTGGTTCTCTGCTGTATTGCCGTCTGGGCCTTGGTGCTGGCGGTGTTTCGCTCCTTGAGTGGGCCGTGGTTTGCCCCTCTGCGCCTGTTCACGGTGGTGTATATTGACCTGTTTCGGGGCTTGCCGGCACTGTTGCTGGTGTTGCTGTTTGGGTTTGGGATCCCGGCCTTACAAATTCCAGGTTTGCCCCGAACTAGCTTATTTTGGGCAGGAACGGCGATGGTACTCAGCTATTCTGCCTATGCTGCGGAGGTGTATCGCTCCGGCATGGAGGCGGTACATGAGGGGCAACGGGCGGCGGCCAAGGCGTTGGGGTTATCCCAGTGGCAGACATTGCGCTACGCCATCGTGCCCCAAGCGGTGCGGAATGTGTTGCCCGCCCTCCTCAACCTGGCGGTAGCCCTGCAAAAGGATGTGGCTCTACTGAGTGTAGTGGGGGTACGGGATGCGGTGCGAGAGGCCCAGATCTATACGGCCCGTACGTTTAATTACTCTTCGTTGGTGGCTGCTGCGTTGCTGTTTTTGGTCACCTCCATTCCCTTGGCCCGTTTCACCGATACTATTGCCAGACGGGATCGAGACCGGCGACTGCAAAGGACACTCTAG
- a CDS encoding amino acid ABC transporter ATP-binding protein, which produces MERIRIENLTKYYGQTLVLHSVNLSVQNHEVVCLIGASGSGKSTLLRCINRLVDFDYGRIYLDGIPITDPRFGNNQLQKRIGIVFQSYNLFPHLSVLENITLAPRKVHGVSKIESWELAMSLLDRFGMKTFAHSYPEQLSGGQQQRVAIVRALATQPDVLLLDEVTAALDPELMGDVLEVIRELKTKGMTMIIVTHEMGFARDVADRVCFLAEGRILEENTPQKVFSQPVHPRTQQFLQRIIAAGRL; this is translated from the coding sequence ATGGAGCGGATCCGCATCGAAAATCTGACCAAATATTACGGACAGACCTTGGTTTTGCACTCGGTCAACCTCAGTGTTCAAAACCATGAGGTCGTCTGTCTGATTGGGGCCTCTGGATCCGGCAAATCCACCCTGCTGCGCTGCATCAATCGCTTGGTGGATTTTGACTATGGCCGCATCTATCTAGACGGGATCCCGATTACGGATCCCCGCTTTGGCAACAATCAACTGCAAAAAAGAATTGGCATCGTTTTTCAGTCCTACAATCTATTTCCCCATCTAAGTGTGCTGGAAAATATCACCCTTGCACCTCGCAAAGTGCATGGCGTCTCCAAGATAGAAAGTTGGGAGCTGGCTATGTCCCTGTTGGATCGCTTTGGTATGAAGACCTTTGCCCACAGCTATCCGGAACAACTTTCGGGCGGGCAACAACAACGGGTGGCGATTGTGCGAGCTTTGGCCACACAGCCGGATGTCTTGTTGCTGGATGAAGTAACCGCTGCTTTGGATCCCGAATTGATGGGGGATGTCTTGGAGGTGATTCGGGAGCTGAAAACCAAGGGGATGACGATGATCATTGTCACCCACGAGATGGGCTTTGCTCGGGATGTGGCCGATCGGGTGTGCTTTTTGGCGGAGGGACGTATTTTGGAAGAAAACACTCCCCAAAAGGTATTCTCCCAACCAGTACACCCCCGCACTCAACAATTTTTGCAGCGGATTATTGCGGCGGGTAGGCTTTAG
- the fabZ gene encoding 3-hydroxyacyl-ACP dehydratase FabZ, with translation MSTDVTPTSLLSAEAAAQLAAAPAVFTADQILEILPHRYPFLLVDRVVEYQPGQRAVGLKNVTFNEPFFQGHFPNRPIMPGVLIVEAMAQVGGIVLTKLPDVAGHLALFAGIDNIRFRRPVLPGDQLLLSADLLTIRQKRIGKMFCRAQVGGQLVTEGELMFSLVD, from the coding sequence ATGTCCACCGACGTGACCCCCACTTCTCTGCTCTCTGCTGAAGCGGCAGCCCAATTGGCGGCAGCCCCAGCCGTTTTTACAGCCGATCAAATTCTGGAGATCCTGCCCCATCGCTATCCTTTTTTGCTGGTGGATCGGGTGGTGGAGTATCAGCCAGGGCAGCGGGCCGTGGGCTTGAAAAATGTCACCTTTAACGAACCCTTCTTCCAAGGCCATTTCCCCAACCGACCGATCATGCCCGGCGTCTTGATCGTCGAGGCCATGGCACAGGTGGGGGGAATCGTGCTCACTAAGCTACCAGATGTGGCGGGGCATTTGGCGCTCTTTGCCGGGATCGATAACATTCGTTTCCGCCGCCCGGTGCTGCCAGGGGATCAACTGCTGCTCTCTGCCGATTTGCTCACCATTCGCCAGAAGCGGATTGGCAAGATGTTTTGCCGAGCCCAAGTGGGGGGCCAGTTGGTGACGGAGGGAGAGCTGATGTTCTCCTTAGTGGATTGA
- the lpxA gene encoding acyl-ACP--UDP-N-acetylglucosamine O-acyltransferase encodes MSSLASAGSTPNSSPRIHPTAVIHPKAELHETVQVGPHTVIGEHVRIAAHTVVGANVVIDGWTEIGEGNQIFPGAVLGTEPQDLKYSGAPSQVVIGRGNRIREFVTINRATNEGEATLIGDNNLLMAYAHVAHNCVIENQVVITNAVALAGHIHIESQARIGGMVGIHQFTRVGRLAMVGAMSRIDRDVPPYMLAEGHPARIRGLNLVGLRRAKSMEGSLPLLREAYRLLYRSGLPLEKALQTLRNSNSLRSVKGKDLVDEAGSLQHLLQFLEDSLSQPQRRGPLPVLRKGSQGASEMDGLEMDDKGNA; translated from the coding sequence ATGAGTTCGTTGGCTTCAGCGGGATCCACTCCCAACTCTTCCCCACGGATCCATCCTACAGCGGTGATCCATCCGAAAGCCGAGTTGCACGAAACGGTGCAGGTGGGCCCGCACACGGTCATTGGTGAGCATGTCCGTATTGCTGCTCATACGGTGGTGGGGGCCAACGTTGTGATCGATGGCTGGACAGAAATTGGTGAGGGCAACCAGATCTTTCCAGGGGCGGTGTTGGGTACCGAGCCGCAGGATCTCAAGTACAGCGGGGCTCCCTCCCAGGTGGTGATCGGCAGGGGTAACCGCATCCGCGAGTTCGTCACCATCAACCGAGCCACCAATGAAGGGGAAGCCACCCTAATCGGCGACAACAATTTGCTCATGGCCTATGCTCACGTGGCTCACAATTGTGTGATTGAAAATCAGGTGGTGATCACCAACGCCGTTGCCTTGGCTGGACATATCCACATCGAGTCGCAGGCCCGTATCGGCGGTATGGTCGGGATCCATCAGTTCACCCGCGTCGGACGGCTGGCGATGGTAGGGGCGATGAGCCGCATCGACCGGGATGTCCCCCCTTACATGTTGGCAGAAGGCCACCCGGCCCGCATTCGCGGCTTGAATTTGGTGGGGTTGCGGCGGGCCAAGTCGATGGAGGGATCCCTACCCTTGCTGCGCGAGGCCTACCGGTTGCTGTACCGCTCTGGCTTGCCTCTGGAAAAAGCCCTGCAAACCTTGCGCAACAGCAATAGCCTCCGCTCCGTGAAGGGGAAAGATCTGGTGGATGAGGCGGGATCCCTGCAGCATCTGCTGCAATTTTTGGAAGACTCCCTCTCCCAGCCCCAGCGGCGTGGCCCTTTGCCAGTTTTGCGTAAGGGGAGCCAAGGAGCCTCAGAGATGGATGGTTTAGAGATGGATGACAAGGGTAACGCGTGA
- a CDS encoding ABC transporter substrate-binding protein: MVRELVPVLAAVGLGLGLAVSTAAQERTPNDPRLFNPGQLTVATGDPVFPPWMLNDDPAGGEGFENGLVYALAAEMGFAPEDVVWVRESFEQSIAPGPKSYDFAIQQISVTEARSEVVTFSSVYYQPDKAVVALPDSPVVGASSFEELRQARWGATVGTTDLDYLENILGISNVAVYDDQAGVFQAMQGDLIDATVVALPTALFVTAVQVPEAKITALLPPDENDRGHGLLFEKDNPLVDWVNEALAAVIERGVVEDLTQTYLVGDEVIPEIRE, encoded by the coding sequence ATGGTTCGCGAGCTCGTTCCTGTGTTGGCAGCAGTTGGTCTGGGGTTGGGGTTAGCGGTGAGCACGGCGGCCCAAGAGCGTACCCCCAACGATCCACGGCTGTTTAATCCGGGTCAACTGACGGTGGCCACTGGGGATCCCGTGTTTCCCCCCTGGATGCTCAATGATGATCCGGCGGGGGGTGAGGGTTTTGAAAATGGTTTGGTCTATGCCCTGGCCGCAGAGATGGGTTTTGCCCCCGAGGATGTGGTGTGGGTACGGGAGAGCTTTGAGCAGTCCATCGCCCCTGGCCCCAAGTCCTACGATTTTGCCATTCAACAGATTTCGGTGACAGAAGCTCGCTCCGAGGTGGTGACCTTCTCCAGTGTCTATTACCAGCCGGATAAGGCTGTGGTGGCGCTGCCGGATAGCCCGGTGGTGGGGGCCAGCAGTTTCGAGGAGCTGCGCCAAGCCCGCTGGGGAGCCACCGTCGGCACCACAGATCTGGATTACCTCGAAAACATTCTCGGCATCAGCAATGTGGCGGTTTACGACGACCAAGCGGGGGTATTTCAGGCTATGCAGGGGGATTTGATCGATGCCACGGTGGTTGCCCTACCCACAGCCTTGTTTGTAACGGCGGTGCAGGTGCCGGAGGCCAAGATCACGGCCTTGTTGCCCCCGGACGAGAATGACCGTGGCCATGGCTTGCTGTTTGAAAAAGACAATCCTTTGGTGGACTGGGTCAATGAGGCGTTGGCCGCCGTGATCGAGCGCGGTGTGGTGGAAGATCTGACCCAAACCTATCTGGTGGGGGATGAGGTGATCCCGGAGATCCGTGAATGA
- a CDS encoding serine hydrolase produces MTRTREGKGNSPSSKRSSRDPLRRQRRPSRSAELSSSSTSLNAGSSTGGGSSSSPPLRLSRQRAITRLRQRAAQPSRLNRSKSLGGVLLRGLSLSIVLGLMMAGLSQLLQSTPPALPERAVSTGSLEPTESPLSALPTDLPRGEEIPVLQEHLVALATQPGLTAGALFWDVETGNFAGVRPDQAFPAASVIKIPILLAFFQAVETGQVQMDEMLTLRDDLKGGGAGLLQTRAIGSQVSALEAATLMSTVSDNFATNLIIDRLGGQEILNQKFRQWGLQHTQISWWLPDLEGTNTSSPRDIVWLLSQVEQGRMLNRRNRDRFLDILWRTQRPSYFRPNLGQEVRIAHKTGTLRSVVGDAGLIDLPNGRRYLAAVWVKRETPNDAKAEELIANLSQAAYEYWSVVRDP; encoded by the coding sequence ATGACCAGGACAAGGGAGGGGAAGGGCAACAGCCCCAGCAGTAAGAGGTCGTCGCGGGATCCCCTGCGTCGTCAGCGCCGCCCCTCGCGTTCTGCTGAACTCTCCTCCAGTTCAACCAGTCTCAACGCAGGTTCATCCACAGGGGGGGGGTCGTCTTCGTCTCCACCGCTGCGGCTTTCCCGCCAAAGAGCCATCACTCGCCTGCGTCAACGGGCGGCCCAGCCTAGTCGTCTGAACCGCTCTAAGTCTTTGGGAGGCGTGTTGCTGCGTGGCTTGAGCCTGAGCATTGTTTTGGGGTTGATGATGGCGGGCCTGTCACAACTGCTGCAATCCACCCCCCCAGCTCTTCCGGAACGGGCTGTGAGCACCGGTAGCCTTGAACCCACCGAGTCCCCTCTATCCGCTTTGCCCACCGACCTTCCCAGAGGAGAAGAAATCCCGGTTTTGCAGGAGCATTTGGTGGCTTTGGCCACTCAACCGGGTTTGACGGCAGGGGCTTTGTTTTGGGATGTGGAAACCGGAAATTTTGCTGGGGTACGGCCGGATCAGGCTTTTCCTGCCGCCAGTGTGATTAAAATCCCGATTTTGTTGGCCTTTTTCCAAGCCGTAGAAACAGGCCAAGTGCAGATGGATGAGATGCTCACCCTGCGGGATGACTTGAAGGGAGGGGGGGCCGGTCTATTACAAACCCGGGCCATCGGATCCCAGGTTTCGGCTCTAGAAGCTGCCACCCTGATGAGCACCGTCAGCGATAACTTCGCCACCAACCTGATCATCGACCGTCTTGGTGGGCAAGAAATTCTGAACCAGAAGTTTCGCCAATGGGGCCTACAACACACACAAATTTCCTGGTGGTTGCCCGATTTGGAGGGCACCAATACCAGTAGCCCCCGCGACATCGTTTGGCTCCTCAGCCAAGTGGAACAGGGACGGATGCTGAACCGCCGCAACCGCGATCGCTTCCTGGACATTCTCTGGCGTACCCAGCGGCCCTCCTATTTCCGCCCCAACCTAGGTCAAGAGGTGCGGATCGCCCACAAAACTGGCACCCTACGCTCTGTGGTGGGAGATGCCGGCCTCATCGACCTGCCCAATGGCCGCCGCTACCTAGCAGCAGTATGGGTAAAGCGAGAAACTCCCAACGATGCCAAAGCAGAAGAGTTGATCGCCAATCTATCGCAAGCCGCATACGAATACTGGTCTGTTGTCCGGGATCCCTAG